A portion of the Drosophila sechellia strain sech25 chromosome 2R, ASM438219v1, whole genome shotgun sequence genome contains these proteins:
- the LOC6608781 gene encoding proteasome-associated protein ECM29 homolog, protein METGPNAEIELLERVLLRLGNADSDEKLEAAVGKFLTPVILKMNSPHNTVRTKVVEVLTHIKRRLSSRGHVQIPVEALLDQYAAQDSSTFLKNFAIIFITMGFPRLAVEQQTALASKVVGCEDKLESYQDKLFALLLPILSDIKIPDDPEQRSKLLDLQDKPSICANFLALLQDVLLLPYGITQEQDVPPGLSPYSFTRIIAYNWRAEELEKVKKGIVRFLCASVFSDLQIFVPLVVASADTRFSVATPAITELSKLCTMLDFSNPAVTAPLYTLFAGNQNKLTDRQTRPCCARVRQKLLQYLIKCRGKSINVTKGLQVTFDGFFGTNTNQKCKVLALQFMELVLREGPRELVSKVSKVILTGITKIIGRDSNEPNDVQNAAYSALAQHARSFPQDVSQDLKLVLGYFNNLASCAPELHSSIREALVSMAPAFAWKTKEKSDAMEVDEHVDSSSVKLDGQQHLLLAMLLDNAESKVQIVQNVTSVFLTSCYPEYYAPARYLLLLIAGERNSLRENVTTYLYGTSKKDHVNYSMLSSIDQAKNRISSESISDFNHLSLEQRRVLLPSFEVMMSHVHEMADKRLKKNTACVVVGRTKLPYSLEVYEEILDYLRLCLWYSAGVVAAPGDEKYTHELRKYITLHYDDTEDNALHKYMQFVQRSVEAKRSESNLICLYDLLNAAPELFAAKQLHLLEPLGNTLKDVSETMRINVAQVYGILWAFGLFDEKFDEEVGECLNSLTQKTLEHKHGWLLVVGHTFNRKIAMLKQENKTKDFAAWPQFVNAVKIISKSLCESQWLLVSAAVKCISMIGKAVEIPNVPVEIQVPSNDGDEDDEEMTEYTSIDSSTKLVIFGVVFQLLRSSSARQKIREDSARCLGYLAIGDGEHFTKRNLEKFLALTKINKDAALNIAISEAIVNTLCGYDVNKGPPDEKFVNKHCNDGDFDHFLNSLIRLVTDPNPHSRQAISVWLLAVVKHCSQRPAVLAKKELLQFAFTELLSDDSEFVQDVASRGLGLVYSLSDSGSQSDLANSLLDQLIGGKRKVNQVSPDTELFAEGMLGKTPTGGNITTYKELCSLASDLNQPDMIYQFMQLANHNATWTSKLGAAFGLKTLSAESRQKMQPYLGKIIPRLYRYKYDPTPKIQNSMISIWDTIVTDSKEVTERYYWEILRELLDNLTCKEWRVRIACCLAVRDLLKRPNGLKLRSEEQVRRALPANSMEVDEVPEPELKELWFQLFRVMDDIHEGTRVAANGTASFLGKLCVIASSSDHGKSGTAVASSTLPFLLETGVGHKVPEIRRVSIKTISDMIDSSGALIAPHLATLIPCLLRATGELENTKLSYVSTRLGADNEAQEAVDTLRAEAAKSLHTMETIGKCVRYIDYNVLEKMTPEVLELMKGSVNLGTKIGCAHFVCLISIRLGKEMTPLVGKYIRACFVGIKDRNATVRKYNASAIGHLLGLAKEQSIKSLFTKLEELYAEQPGNRSIALTIQSINKRHHELLKDYMDSMLPLIFFAMHEEPNEETKSNVELWKDLWNDVGPGDAGIRLNLNVIIPKLESSLTDASWSRKAQAANAIQTIATRLSSSLDEPDRLRLIKLLLSGLQGRTFEGKERLLQALARLTKGLDRNHQICSSIIDAAMREARKREPVYRTMALASLGEILDQLEADRFEEVYNMSWNLLEKKELRKESDDEDEPSTSQELSADERNKRAQTLNRLKEVVWETLGKSWPRHSIETQHRYQLFFAENCTSILAESTRPVQVSLLAALTKYIERLHVFDESAQLPDLPQINQEKKIKTEDPAPKTREAIVEKICTDVLAAVALAAGVPHSGLKKEALNIVLMLIKRLSGNGNQQPLRLIKQSFESNLEKFQRDSAPEIRCRIKDIEEKLSKLNAQN, encoded by the exons ATGGAAACTGGACCGAATGCAGAAATtg AGCTTCTGGAGCGCGTCCTGTTGCGTCTGGGAAATGCGGACTCGGATGAAAAGCTGGAAGCCGCTGTGGGAAAGTTCCTGACACCGGTGATCCTCAAAATGAACTCGCCACATAATACGGTGCGCACGAAG GTCGTAGAAGTGCTCACCCATATCAAGAGGCGGCTCTCGTCGCGCGGACATGTGCAAATACCCGTGGAGGCACTGCTGGATCAGTATGCCGCCCAGGATAGCAGCACCTTCCTCAAGAACTTCGCCATCATATTCATTACTATGGGCTTTCCGCGTCTGGCGGTGGAACAACAGACTGCACTGGCCAGCAAAGTGGTGGGCTGCGAGGACAAGCTGGAGAGCTACCAGGACAAGCTGTTCGCCCTGCTGCTGCCCATACTGTCGGACATAAAGATTCCCGACGACCCGGAGCAGCGCTCAAAGCTACTTGATCTGCAGGACAAGCCATCCATCTGTGCAAACTTTCTGGCACTGCTACAGGATGTGCTCCTCCTGCCCTATGGCATCACCCAGGAACAGGATGTGCCTCCGGGCCTGAGCCCGTACAGTTTTACGCGCATCATCGCATACAATTGGCGCGCCGAGGAGCTGGAAAAGGTCAAGAAGGGAATAGTTCGTTTCCTGTGCGCCAGTGTCTTTAGTGATTTGCAGATCTTCGTGCCACTGGTGGTGGCTTCCGCGGACACACGCTTCAGCGTAGCCACTCCAGCAATCACAGAACTGAGCAAGCTCTGCACAATGCTGGATTTCAGCAACCCAGCGGTGACTGCCCCGTTGTACACTCTGTTCGCTGGCAACCAAAACAAGTTAACTGACCGCCAGACACGTCCCTGCTGCGCCCGAGTGCGCCAAAAATTGCTGCAGTACCTCATCAAGTGCCGTGGCAAAAGCATTAACGTCACCAAGGGCCTGCAGGTGACCTTTGATGGCTTCTTCGGTACAAACACCAACCAGAAGTGCAAGGTCCTGGCGCTACAGTTTATGGAACTGGTCCTTAGAGA GGGTCCCCGCGAACTGGTCTCGAAGGTTTCCAAGGTAATACTTACCGGCATCACCAAAATCATTGGACGTGACTCCAACGAACCGAATGATGTGCAAAATGCAGCATATTCCGCTTTGGCGCAACACGCTCGCAGTTTTCCGCAAGACGTAAGCCAGGATCTGAAACTAGTCCTTGGGTACTTCAACAATCTGGCCAGCTGTGCACCAGAATTGCACTCATCCATAAGGGAAGCATTGGTTTCGATGGCTCCCGCATTCGCTTGGAAGACCAAGGAAAAGAGCGATGCAATGGAGGTGGATGAGCATGTCGATTCCTCAAGCGTGAAACTGGATGGCCAACAGCACCTGCTATTGGCCATGCTGCTGGACAATGCGGAGTCCAAGGTGCAGATCGTGCAGAATGTGACCAGTGTTTTCCTCACCAGCTGCTATCCGGAGTACTATGCACCAGCCAGATACCTTTTGCTACTCATTGCAGGGGAGCG AAATTCCCTACGCGAGAATGTGACCACTTACTTGTACGGCACCTCGAAGAAGGATCACGTAAATTACAGCATGCTCTCTTCCATTGATCAGGCTAAGAACCGCATAAGCAGCGAATCTATTAGTGACTTCAATCACCTGTCCCTGGAGCAGCGTAGAGTTCTGCTACCCAGCTTCGAGGTGATGATGTCGCACGTCCATGAGATGGCCGACAAACGCCTGAAAAAGAACACGGCTTGCGTGGTAGTTGGCCGTACTAAGCTGCCCTACAGCCTGGAGGTCTACGAGGAGATTCTAGATTATCTGCGTCTGTGCCTGTGGTACTCGGCTGGAGTAGTTGCTGCTCCCGGCGACGAGAAGTACACCCATGAGCTGCGCAAGTACATAACCTTGCATTACGATGATACGGAGGATAATGCACTCCATAAATATATGCAGTTTGTGCAGCGAAGCGTGGAGGCCAAGAGAA GCGAATCCAATCTCATTTGCCTATATGATCTGTTGAATGCCGCTCCGGAACTCTTTGCTGCTAAGCAGCTGCATCTGCTGGAACCACTGGGCAACACTTTGAAGGATGTATCCGAGACTATGCGTATCAATGTGGCTCAAGTCTATGGTATTCTCTGGGCTTTTGGTCTCTTCGATGAAAAATTCGATGAAGAAGTGGGTGAATGCCTGAATAGCCTAACACAAAAAACATTGGAGCACAAGCATGGTTGGCTTCTTGTGGTGGGTCACACCTTCAATCGCAAAATTGCTATGCTTAAGCAAGAGAATAAGACCAAGGACTTTGCTGCCTGGCCGCAGTTTGTTAATGCGGTAAAGATAATCT CAAAATCCCTCTGCGAATCCCAATGGTTGCTGGTGTCGGCAGCAGTGAAATGCATCTCAATGATCGGCAAGGCTGTGGAAATACCAAACGTCCCCGTGGAGATCCAGGTTCCATCCAACGATGGAGACGAAGACGACGAGGAGATGACCGAGTATACGAGCATAGATTCCTCGACAAAGCTTGTTATATTTGGCGTCGTCTTTCAATTACTGCGAAGCTCCTCAGCGCGTCAGAAGATTCGTGAGGACTCAGCCAGATGTCTCGGATATCTGGCTATTGGCGACGGCGAACACTTCACCAAACGCAACTTGGAGAAGTTTCTTGCCCTGACCAAGATTAATAAGGATGCTGCTCTAAACATAGCCATTTCGGAAGCGATCGTAAACACACTTTGTGGCTATGATGTGAACAAGGGGCCACCCGATGAGAAGTTTGTTAATAAGCACTGCAACGATGGCGACTTTGATCATTTCCTGAACTCGCTAATACGTCTGGTCACCGATCCCAATCCGCATTCCCGCCAAGCCATATCCGTGTGGCTTCTAGCTGTGGTGAAGCACTGCAGCCAACGTCCAGCTGTATTGGCCAAAAAAGAGCTGTTGCAGTTCGCTTTCACCGAACTTCTTTCAGATGATAGCG AGTTTGTTCAGGATGTGGCTTCCCGGGGCCTGGGACTGGTCTACTCGCTATCGGATTCTGGAAGCCAAAGTGATTTGGCAAACTCGCTGTTGGATCAACTGATTGGAGGAAAACGAAAGGTCAATCAAGTATCCCCAGACACTGAACTCTTTGCCGAAGGAATGCTGGGTAAAACTCCAACGGGGGGCAACATCACTACCTACAAGGAGCTGTGCTCCCTGGCGTCCGATCTCAATCAGCCGGACATGATCTATCAGTTCATGCAGCTGGCCAATCATAATGCTACATGGACCAGCAAACTGGGTGCTGCTTTTGGATTGAAAACGCTCTCTGCCGAGTCCAGGCAGAAGATGCAGCCATATCTGGGCAAGATCATTCCGCGCCTCTATCGGTACAAGTACGATCCCACACCCAAAATTCAGAACTCAATGATCTCCATTTGGGATACAATTGTGACTGACTCAAAGGAAGTGACCGAGCGTTACTACTGGGAAATATTGCGTGAGCTGCTGGACAATCTCACTTGCAAGGAGTGGCGAGTGCGAATCGCCTGCTGCCTGGCAGTAAGAGATCTCCTGAAGCGTCCCAACGGTCTTAAGCTACGCTCGGAGGAGCAGGTTCGTCGTGCTCTCCCCGCTAACAGTATGGAAGTGGATGAGGTTCCTGAGCCGGAGCTGAAAGAGCTATGGTTCCAACTGTTTCGTGTGATGGATGACATTCATGAGGGCACACGGGTCGCTGCAAACGGAACTGCCTCATTCCTCGGCAAGCTGTGTGTCATCGCATCGTCATCGGATCATGGCAAATCCGGGACAGCCGTAGCATCATCGACATTGCCATTTTTGCTAGAAACCGGAGTGGGTCACAAGGTGCCCGAAATACGTAGAGTTAGCATCAAGACCATCTCCGACATGATTGATTCCTCGGGAGCGCTCATTGCCCCGCATCTCGCCACCCTGATTCCCTGCCTGCTACGAGCCACTGGCGAGTTGGAGAACACCAAGCTCTCCTACGTATCCACTCGCTTGGGTGCGGACAATGAGGCCCAGGAGGCGGTGGATACGCTACGAGCGGAGGCTGCCAAGTCGCTTCATACCATGGAAACCATTGGGAAGTGTGTGCGTTATATAGACTATAACGTTTTGGAGAAGATGACGCCCGAAGTGCTGGAGCTCATGAAGGGTAGTGTCAACCTCGGAACCAAGATTGGCTGTGCGCATTTTGTTTGTCTG ATTAGCATTCGCTTAGGCAAGGAGATGACACCTTTGGTGGGAAAATACATACGTGCCTGCTTTGTGGGCATCAAGGATCGCAACGCCACTGTGCGCAAGTACAACGCCAGTGCAATTGGCCACCTGTTGGGCTTGGCTAAAGAGCAGTCGATCAAAAGTCTATTCACTAAGCTGGAAGAACTGTATGCCGAGCAGCCAGGAAATCGCTCCATTGCACTTACCATTCAGTCCATTAACAAGCGTCACCATGAACTACTCAAGGACTACATGGACAGTATGTTGCCACTGATCTTCTTTGCCATGCATGAAGAGCCCAATGAAGAGACGAAATCTAATGTCGAGCTGTGGAAGGATCTGTGGAACGACGTTGGCCCAGGTGACGCGGGCATCCGTCTCAATCTAAATGTGATTATACCCAAACTGGAGTCATCTCTCACCGATGCCAGCTGGTCGCGTAAGGCGCAGGCAGCGAATGCGATCCAAACGATAGCCACTCGCTTAAGTAGCTCCTTGGATGAGCCCGACCGATTGAGGTTGATCAAACTCCTCCTAAGCGGTCTGCAAGGACGCACTTTTGAGGGCAAAGAGCGGCTGTTACAAGCTTTGGCCAGACTCACCAAAGGATTGGATCGGAACCATCAAATCTGTTCCAGCATCATCGACGCCGCCATGAGGGAAGCAAGAAAGAGGGAACCCGTTTATCGCACCATGGCCCTGGCTTCTCTTGGCGAAATTCTCGATCAACTGGAGGCGGATCGCTTTGAAGAAGTGTACAACATGAGCTGGAACCTGCTGGAAAAGAAGGAGCTGCGCAAGGAGTCCGACGACGAGGACGAGCCCAGCACCAGTCAGGAACTGTCGGCCGACGAGCGCAACAAGCGGGCTCAAACACTCAATCGACTAAAGGAGGTTGTGTGGGAGACACTGGGCAAATCATGGCCGCGTCACTCCATCGAGACGCAGCACCGCTACCAACTCTTCTTTGCCGAAAACTGTACGAGCATTCTGGCGGAGAGCACTCGCCCAGTGCAGGTCAGTCTGCTGGCCGCACTTACCAAGTATATCGAACGGCTCCATGTCTTCGATGAGTCTGCTCAATTGCCCGATCTGCCGCAGATAAACCAGGAGAAGAAGATCAAGACAGAGGATCCGGCGCCAAAAACCCGAGAGGCCATTGTCGAGAAGATTTGCACAGATGTTTTGGCTGCAGTTGCTCTTGCCGCTGGAGTTCCTCATTCCGGTTTGAAAAAGGAGGCGCTCAACATCGTTCTTATGCTGATCAAGCGGCTGAGTGGTAACGGAAACCAGCAGCCACTGAGGTTGATCAAGCAGAGCTTCGAATCGAATTTGGAAAAGTTCCAGCGCGATTCGGCGCCGGAAATCCGGTGTCGCATCAAGGACATCGAAGAGAAGCTAAGCAAGTTGAATGCACAGAATTAA